In Juglans regia cultivar Chandler chromosome 13, Walnut 2.0, whole genome shotgun sequence, the following proteins share a genomic window:
- the LOC108988793 gene encoding uncharacterized protein LOC108988793: protein MSDHLVLYVDRLIRPSAVEPVTEPPAEGPSGPQGGCPGAEAAGPSCSLDENERVVHCESSNEEEPLIQMAECRICQEEDSVENLETPCACSGSLKYAHRKCVQHWCNEKGDITCEICHQPYQPGYTAPPPPPHPEETAINIGGGWTISGTPLDLSDPRILAIAEAERHFLESEYDEYAASNASGAAFCRSVALILMALLLLRHALSITDPDAEDDTSTFFSLFLLRAAGFLLPCYIMAWAISILQRRRQRQEAAALAANQIAFVLQPGQRGGLQFAIASGPTVASHQETV from the exons ATGAGTGATCACTTGGTGTTGTACGTGGACCGTCTGATTCGACCGTCGGCAGTAGAGCCGGTGACCGAGCCCCCGGCCGAGGGTCCTTCTGGGCCGCAAGGAGGCTGCCCAGGCGCTGAAGCTGCCGGACCGTCGTGTTCGTTGGATGAGAATGAGAGGGTTGTGCACTGTGAGAGCTCGAATGAGGAGGAACCGCTGATTCAGATGGCGGAGTGCCGTATATGCCAAGAGGAGGATAGCGTCGAAAACTTGGAGACCCCTTGTGCTTGTAGTGGCAGCCTCAAG TATGCACATAGAAAGTGTGTTCAACATTGGTGCAATGAGAAAGGAGATATAACATGTGAGATCTGTCATCAG CCTTACCAACCTGGTTATACTgctccacctcctcctcctcacccTGAAGAAACTGCTATAAATATTGG TGGAGGTTGGACAATCTCTGGAACTCCTTTGGATCTTAGCGACCCTCGCATATTGGCAATTGCAGAAGCAGAACGTCATTTTTTGGAATCTGAATATGATGAGTATGCAGCTTCAAATGCTAGTGGAGCTGCATTTTGCCGTTCAGTTGCACTAATT TTAATGGCCCTTCTGCTCTTGCGGCATGCATTGAGCATCACAGATCCTGATGCAGAAGATGACACGTCTACTTTTTTCTCC CTCTTCTTGCTTCGAGCTGCTGGGTTTCTATTGCCCTGCTACATAATGGCTTGGGCCATTAGTATTTTGCAGCGTCGACGTCAAAGACAG GAGGCTGCAGCGTTGGCAGCAAACCAAATTGCTTTCGTGCTACAACCCGGGCAACGTGGGGGTCTGCAATTTGCAATAGCATCAGGACCCACAGTGGCTTCACACCAGGAAACTGTTTAA
- the LOC108988767 gene encoding CLAVATA3/ESR (CLE)-related protein 45, translating to MVYGAHRVFILLICIGFLAVQPDKVSGLRSIGLALKQGQEDCELMAQNHRVLKVVAMEQINTGKTTAHVNKKFDPNESSKRRVRRGSDPIHNRS from the coding sequence ATGGTTTATGGTGCTCATAGAGTGTTCATACTTCTAATCTGCATTGGTTTCTTAGCAGTTCAACCAGACAAAGTTTCTGGCTTGAGAAGTATAGGCCTTGCCCTCAAACAAGGCCAAGAAGATTGTGAGTTAATGGCACAGAATCATCGTGTTCTTAAGGTTGTTGCCATGGAGCAAATAAACACAGGGAAGACAACGGCACATGTAAACAAGAAGTTCGATCCAAATGAATCAAGCAAACGGAGAGTGCGAAGAGGATCAGATCCTATCCACAACAGGTCTTAA